In Miscanthus floridulus cultivar M001 chromosome 8, ASM1932011v1, whole genome shotgun sequence, the sequence CCACTGGCAGTCGCTTCCGCGAAGATGGTCGCCTTGTGGCTGTGGACTGCGAGAAGGATTGGTGGGACAAGCTGGAGTGGGACGGGATGGAGTCTTGCCACCACGCCACCCTCTTCGAGCCGAGCCATTCCAAGTACTACAAGAGGCGTCACCTGAGGGGCACGGTTCTCCGGTGAGCTAGCCGACGTGATCACCTATTTACTGCTGGCTTTCTTCTCCAGGTACGTACACACATGATCAAGCAACTTCCTCCCCTTAATTTGTAGTAATTTATTTCAAGTCAATTTCATTTCTTGTTCTGCATACTGATGTTGGATCACTCCCAGTAGATTAATCTGGTGTTGGATCGACGGGATGATGACAGACAGTGCTTTCTTCTCTGTCATTGGGTGCTTCCATATATATTATAGCAGTCCTGCTGTTGCTGCCGCTGCTGTGGTCAACCATGTTGGTTTGCGTTGCTTGGCAAGTCTTCGGTGTGTTTTCTTAAGAATGAATAAATAATAACTTGGTTTCTGATGCTATACCTACGTACTTGGATTTGCATCAACCAAGTTAGTTACATCGGTGTTTATGTGTGAATTCGTGTGTATGTCTCTCTTGAGAGACTGGCCGACTGATGTATCATTTGGTTTGGTTTGCCTGGTTATCTGTGTGCGTGTGAGCTTGAAAATTGAAATAAGAGGCTGGGTTTGATTTCTATGCCTccacagaagaaaaaaaaatggacatgcaagggtatgatcacccccaggcattgcattaagaagaagacatTCTCACGCAGAcccagaaaacccccgaacccctgccccacccctacacagcggcaccgtcgcCCTGTGAGACCGGGCCggtccttagacctgtgctttggcggcCTCCACAGAAATCAACCCCATGGTGTGCAAGTGTTGGTTTTCAGTTTCATTGGGTAGTGGACACAATGTATTAATGGTTTGGTTTTCAGTTTCAGTTTGTGATCCATGCAGCAGCATACTAATTCTTCCATCAAATTATTAATGGCTTGGTTTGATCTATGTGGAGTGTTAattgattatttgtttctggtATGGCAGTATTCGTGTATAGTACATGTTTCGCTAGCTCTATCTAGCTATTGTATAGGTGCATTCAGGGATAGAATAAGCAATAGCAGCGGCATATACTGATGGTACTGACGGGGAACTGAAGGTGTCAGAGCTGTTCATGCACTTTCCATTTCGACATCATGTACTTCCTGTTCCGATGGACCACAAAGGCATGGAGGTTTTCACACGAAACTGTCGGTTTTACCCAATGAGAGATTTTACCCTACAGTGGACTTCGACATTTCCCCGTACGAGAACTCCCGCTACCTGGGAAATGAGAGGCTTTGTGCACAGTTAATTCACCATGGCGACGGCCAACGGGCGTGCGAAACAGGGGGCCCTAGCGAATTGTGCCCTACCCAACACATTGTCTATGGGTGCATTCAGGCAAATGCAAGTTCGTTAGCTGCTTCGTCATCCCAGGTCTAGCTGCAACGgtgcttctttctttttttgttttgcatTTGCATAGCTTCAGAAGTTGATTTGGGACTTGGGAGCACAAGTTTTGGGGTAACTTGCATAGGTAGCCGTTCTTATGGTTATGGATTCAAATTGTTCATCTGACCAAAGTATGAGCATCTATAAGTGCGTATTCCGAATTATTATATTAAGACTAGCGATGGTGTTCGCAGAACCAGAGGATCTCTGTTCTTCCGCTGTTGGTGGCCTTTTTTTTTGGGAGTTGGTGTATGAGGAATGGGGTCATTCACTAAATTTGAGGAATGAAGATGCATCACCCCATCTAGAATGGGTTGGTTCCCCAATCCAAACACTCCATTTAAGAACAAACTGAGAACCATATACATGAACGATGGGAAGAACATGAATGCTGGTAGCCACAGTGAGTAGATATTAAATACTTCACTAAAATTGGTACTTGCAAAGTTGCAATATTCAATTGTGTGTCTTTGAGAATTTAATGTATCTTTTGGTTACTGCATATTATGTGAGGTATCAAACAAGTAAATAGTTATTGACTTTTCATTTCCTGTTGCATGTTGCTTTACAGCACCAAATGTGTATGTATATAGAAAGCAAAGCAATCACTATCCTGTATTCTTGGCCTATTTCCCATTTGGTTGATTGCGGCTCTTCAATATAGGTTTCTTAGGAAAATAAAAAGGTTATATCACGAACTTCACTCCTGTACCTTCGTTCACAAATTGAAATAAGTTGCAAGCTGCAATATTCAATTGTGTGTATTTGAGATCTTCACTCCGGTTGATTCCATTATCGTTATGCTGCTAACGTCCGATAACATGATTTGTTGCGGAAAAAAGTATCTATGTTGCTCCTGGAAGCAGTATGCTGTCCTCTTTTAGATCATCCATCCATTTTTACTATATATGCACCTGCCAAGTTGGTCCATATTACCTGGGATGTCGTAAAATAATTTGTAGTACTCTGATTTTATTTAATATCTTGGCTAACATGTGTTAACTAAAACATTTAATTGTTACTACACTACCTCTGTTTCACAACATTTGTCCTGTCCGCGTACCTAAGAGGCATGGAAGCTGAGTAACTTAGATGAAATCAGAATGTTCTTGGTCTCGTTGGGTGGATGAACAATTGATCTATCTAGTGAGTACTagacatttttttttaaaaaaataattgaATACGATGCTATCTAGGTATGTGTACAGTGGGCCTGACAAACATTAtgaaatggaggaagtattaGACAGTACCTTAGGCAACAACAATATACACATATTTTGTTGATTTATGGGGCCACTAGCGTTTTGGTTAAATGAAGAATTTGCTAGTTGCCATTATGTGGAAAATAGATCAATAAGACACATTTTAGTTTTCGTTGATTCTGCAGCACTACTGGTATTTACCAGTAAGATTGTGTGAGTTGAACAAACTGATACCAACTGTTAAAATGCAAAACAAAGTGATGATTAAATGCACAAGTATGGTGATGCCTTCATAAGGGACAACAAATCCAATTCTCTAAATGTCTCCTCCCCTGAGAACTGTTTCATCGTCTCCATCCCTTTTATTTTCTGCTTGTGCGATACATATATCCTGATCGATGCTTGTTGCCCAAATGCAGCATCAGCACGTCGAAGCGGGACCCTTACTGATGGCGCATAGACGGATTGGAGCCCTGTGTCCTCCCTTGTGTGTCTGCTTGTAACTTCAAAGCCGTTAACTTTGGATGGTTGCGCTCTGACTCTGATGCACCCTTTCAATCTCTGTACTCGCTGTCTGGAGGAGGTTGGGGAAGGGAAAATGTGCCGCACGATTTCATGGGCTTGCCAGATGCTATTTTGACGTAACTGACATTTATCCAGCTTTCCATGTATACGTGGTATTGCTTTAGGGATATAGATAAGATATTGTGTTTGCAGCACAGCATCGTGTTATGTCGTTTCATCGTTAGGTTAATGGTCAGTATCAGTTCGTCAATGTTCTGCTTTGAGTTTTACACTCCTGTGGTCGATTTGATCCCAACAACGCCCAGAAACAATTGTTACTGGAATGAGGGAGTCTCGCCGGCTGGTGTTAGTTCTGCCGCCACCAGCGGTGCCCGATAACTGCCTTGGCGCGGCACAGCACCCTGGCTCGCCTGCCGTGTTCTATCTGTTCATTTGCCGATGGACGAGCACTCTGGGCTATGGCGTGTCAGATGCAATAGCTGGAAGACTGCCCTCAGGAAGtcagcagcctgttcggttggctggttcgtatcgttgctggttcgtgaagaagtactgctggctggtttgtgtgagagaaaaatattgttccgactggaaatttacgatcgtttatgacaagccacagccaaacgaacaggctgcaggaCTGCTGCTTGGCCGTCCTGGTGCCCTGTCTGATCATGCTGTCTCTCTTCAGTCTCGTACACCACTTCTGTCTGTGTAAAGCGCACGCTTTCTATCGCTTCCTTCTTTATTCTTTTGTCAATCAATTTGGAGATAATAGGGAGTTTAATGCATGCTGATAAAGATCTATTTATTCGGGGCTACTTTTTTTTATGTGCAACGAGCATATATTTATCTTCCAAAATACTTGTGGCCACAATTCGGGATAAGATCATAAGACCGACCATTAGTGTTTCCACTTTCCAGCGATGCGCATGTCTGATGATTGTCCCTGCTTCCTGTACTCTCCCTGAATTCATCAGCCCCAGCAACTCCTGTACCGCCTGGGGAATCAATTCAACTCGCATCATACCGTGCAGTGAGTGCATATCTACTTGGATATTTGCAGGGGCAGCAACTCACAACCAAATGCACACAGGTATGAGTACAACACCACATGATACCAGGAGTACATTCTTGGATACAGCATGCGTCAGCACGAAAGATTTTCATCCTCGAATCAACCAATCGATCCAAGTAATTCGGGTACACAACCAAACAGTACACTGTCAAAGATAGAAGCATCCACTAGATAAAAAAGAAGCACTAGATTTTCCGATGTGGTTACCAGAGTTCAGAGTCTACAATTATCAGAGGTTCAACATCATGGCGATGGATGGATGAATTACTATAAGGCCGAAGGAAATACAACATCATCATAAGTAAAACAGGTACACAAATGCGGGGTACATGGGCAAGCCAAAGCCTAGCAGCTCTTTCCCTCGACTCAGACTTGCCTCCTGCATTACAGAGTGGCAACACAAACAAGTAAACACCTTCACCCTCCTCTCCTACCTCCCGTCGACTAACCTCCTCGCCAATGCCGTTTTGCGGCCTCCTCCCAATGGCCATTTAATCTACATGGCGTTTTGTGTAGTGATAAAATCAAATGTTAGAAATGCCTAATAGGAATTAAAACGGTCAGAAGTCCGTCACACAGGCTGCTTGCCCTGGCAGTATTGTCCAAGTCATCAGCCAAAAATAAGATGACGTAGTAGAGCTTTAGATACCATCATGTGCTGGCACATTGTCGTTAACCAAGTGGGACCTGATCATTCAGACATCCAGCTACCTATCTTCAGTGTTCAGAGTTGCCCCCTCCTATTTAGCAGTCTGTGCCACTGTGTCTTCCTTGAGCTCCGTGATAACCTTAAGAAGGTCCACTGGAGTTGCAGCAGGGTCCAGCTCATGGCAACCTTTTGGGGCATTGTTGCCTTCTTCACCGGTCAGAAGACGAGAAGGAACTCGATGCGAGAACCGGAACAGCTCTTCCTTCGGTATCCTCCTGACCTCCTTGGGATCCATGTGTCTGTGGAAGACAGCTTTGAATCCGGCAACCTTCAGCAATGGGATGACAGTCAACCCTTGCTCCTCAGTGAAATCATCAATAACTTCTACTATCTCATACTTGTATATCACATCATCAGGCGTAAGCTCATTCCAATCAGGCGACCAGTTACGGTACAAGGCCCATGTATCCCCTTTCTGGGGAACAATCCTGATGATGCCACGGGGACCTTTAGTCCAGCTCACTTTGTGTGAAAATATGTTCACCGTTTCGCTGACCTGATATCTCCCGACCCTGAAATCACCACAAGTCTTTTGGAAACCAGACGCAACCCAGTTTATAGGTGCCAGTTCAATATTTGACTTTGAGTTGAGAAAACTCATGCGGATCCGGAAAGGCCTCATTGAAAGAACTTTTTGAACCATTACATATAGGCGAGGCATGCCATCCTCGCTGTCATATGTAGCCCATACTTGATCACTATCAAAAGCCTTCTCCGTTCGATCTTTATCAAAATCATGGAAGTCAGGGTCTGGGACATCAATTGACACAGGTACACGGCGCTGCTCTGGATTCTTGTCATCAGTAGCAGGCACTTGGATTTCCGTGCTTCTTGAGTTACATAGCTTGACTCCCTTGCCAGGTTTGTCAGAGAGCACGCCATTGACCTTTATGTTGTTGTCACAAGGATATAGCTTTCcttcagatcctcttctctcTGCAAATCGTGAAGATGATGTGATGTTTAGCTCGTGCAATTTTTCACAGACAGCTGCCTTGGCTTTCTCAAGAAGTAGACTTCGTGTATCAATCTGGGTAATCTCACCCAGAATATTTGCTCTTCTCCCACTCACTGCAGATCTCAACCTTTCCACTGAAGTACCATTGACCCGTCCCACATCAGTGAAAACAGCAGTTGGTTCTGTGCTTGTAGCAACTGTTTCTTTGTTATCAGCACCATAATCCACAGTAGTGTAAGCATCATAGTTATGCCTTCTCCGTTTTGAGAAGCGACCGCGCCTTGAAGCAGTTTTCTCATGGACATATGTGTTGTGGCTTTCAGAATAGTTGTAGCTGTAGCTCTCATCATGCTTCCTTCTCTGTTTCTCCAACGCCTGTGTACTATAAGCATTAGTACCAGCTGCGGGCGTGGTCTTGGAGTACTGATTCCACTGGAAGCTTTGATTGTTGTAGGAATCATAAGTATTATCTTGCTGGTACCCCCCATGCCCTGTCCCAGGGATGCTAGAAGTCCTGCTTGCTGAGCCATATGAATGCTTGGTCGAATTGTGGTTCTGCTGTGGCTGCTGCTTGGTTGACCAGGAGAATGACGAACTGGTTCCGTTGCAAGGGAACCCAGTCTCCACTGCCAGGAATGCATGATGGCAATTTGGGCACAGCAGGTTATGATTAAGATAAATCCTTAAGTACTCATACTGCATCCGGCAGTGGTTGCAAGATGTCCAGAATGTATCAACCCCAACAGGACAAGTAGTAGCCTCAgctgcggcggcagcggcagcagctgcagcagcggCATTCTTTCGAGCCCTCTTGTTTGCCTTCTTATCATAAGTATAGATGCCATTAGTTACATTGACAACAGAATGATTTCTTCTCTTCTCATCATAAACCACCTTCCTGCTAGTATCTGATAACACACTCCATGCCTCAGAGATCAGTTTGAAGGCCTCCTCAGCACCAACTGATTTATTCTTGTCTGGGTGCAGCAGCAGAGCTAGCTTCCTATACTGCTTCTTCACCTCCTCTTCATCTGCAAAGGCACCTAGAGACAATATCCGATACCAGTCACTCTCTCCATCAATCTTGGACTCAGATGCAAGATGAACTTCAAGCGTTGAGACCATCTGCAATATGCCTTCAAGTGTCGGGCAGAGATTCTGGGCCTTGAGTGCGTACTTCCGAGCACCCCTGATGTCACGGGCATGGAACTTGGTCTCAGCAACATTTTTGGCTTTCAGGGCCTCATCCATATTGTACTCCTCACTCATGTGCGCCTCTCGAGTCTGGACTCGATTGGCCAACAAACTAACTTGAGCGGGAGCAGCGAAgcccaagatcaagaactggacaAGACTAAGTGTGCATCCAGATTAGAAATCCTCATTGCCTTGGCCTACATTTAAGTACATATACAGGTTAGAAATCTCAACGACAGCATCAAAATGAAAGAACACTATGACGTAGCAGGGCGGATCTAGTAGagggacatgggtgtacacatgtGCACACCAATAATTTTCGAAAAAATAAGTTAGAAGCTACTAAGCATCGAATAGACATGTAGCTTGAGCTAGTTTGGGAACTCGGTTCCGCACAGCAAGCAGGGAGGAAAAGGGGGTGGGAATACCTGCTGGGCGCTCTTCGCCGGCGAAGAGATCAGCGAAGGCCTCGGCACCTGGTGTAGGCACCTAGAGATCAGCGAAGGCCAGGGGCGGATCTAGTAGAGGGACATGGACAATTTTCGCAAAAAGTTAGAAGTTACTCGGCATCGAATAGCCAAATAGCTTGAGGTAGTTTGGGaactcggtttcgcacagcaAACAGGGAAGACAAGGGGTGGGAATAATACCTGCTGGGCGCTCTTCGCCGGCGAAGAGATCGGCACCTGGTGTAGGGCGGCGGGGGGGGGTGCGAGCCCAACTACAGCTAGAACCCGATTTGGG encodes:
- the LOC136476435 gene encoding uncharacterized protein, whose amino-acid sequence is MSEEYNMDEALKAKNVAETKFHARDIRGARKYALKAQNLCPTLEGILQMVSTLEVHLASESKIDGESDWYRILSLGAFADEEEVKKQYRKLALLLHPDKNKSVGAEEAFKLISEAWSVLSDTSRKVVYDEKRRNHSVVNVTNGIYTYDKKANKRARKNAAAAAAAAAAAAEATTCPVGVDTFWTSCNHCRMQYEYLRIYLNHNLLCPNCHHAFLAVETGFPCNGTSSSFSWSTKQQPQQNHNSTKHSYGSASRTSSIPGTGHGGYQQDNTYDSYNNQSFQWNQYSKTTPAAGTNAYSTQALEKQRRKHDESYSYNYSESHNTYVHEKTASRRGRFSKRRRHNYDAYTTVDYGADNKETVATSTEPTAVFTDVGRVNGTSVERLRSAVSGRRANILGEITQIDTRSLLLEKAKAAVCEKLHELNITSSSRFAERRGSEGKLYPCDNNIKVNGVLSDKPGKGVKLCNSRSTEIQVPATDDKNPEQRRVPVSIDVPDPDFHDFDKDRTEKAFDSDQVWATYDSEDGMPRLYVMVQKVLSMRPFRIRMSFLNSKSNIELAPINWVASGFQKTCGDFRVGRYQVSETVNIFSHKVSWTKGPRGIIRIVPQKGDTWALYRNWSPDWNELTPDDVIYKYEIVEVIDDFTEEQGLTVIPLLKVAGFKAVFHRHMDPKEVRRIPKEELFRFSHRVPSRLLTGEEGNNAPKGCHELDPAATPVDLLKVITELKEDTVAQTAK